From the Ammospiza caudacuta isolate bAmmCau1 chromosome 26, bAmmCau1.pri, whole genome shotgun sequence genome, one window contains:
- the POLB gene encoding DNA polymerase beta: protein MSKRKAPQESLNEGITDFLIELANYERNVNRAIHKYNAYRKAASVISRYPSKIQSGAEAKKLDGVGAKIAEKIDEFLSTGKLRKLEKIRQDDTSSSINFLTRVTGIGPAAARKFVEEGIKTLEDLRKIEHKLTHHQRIGLKYFEDFEKRIPREEMLQMQEIVLKEIEKLDPSYIATVCGSFRRGAESSGDMDVLLTHPSFTSESTKQSKLLHKVVEQLEKVHFITDMLSKGDTKFMGVCQLPDKEDGTAYPHRRIDIRLIPKDQYYCGVLYFTGSDIFNKNMRAHALEMGFTINEYTIRRLGVTGVAGEALPVECEKDIFDYIQWKYREPKDRSE, encoded by the exons ATGAGCAAGCGCAAAGCTCCCCAGGAGAGCCTCAATGAAGGCATCACCGATTTCCTCATCG AGCTCGCCAACTACGAGCGCAACGTGAACCGGGCCATCCACAAGTACAACGCGTACAG GAAAGCGGCCTCGGTCATATCTCGGTATCCCAGCAAGATACAGAGTGGGGCTGAAGCCAAGAAGCTG GATGGAGTGGGTGCTAAAATAGCTGAAAAGATAGATGAGTTCTTATCCACTGGAAAGCTACGTAAATTGGAAAAG aTTCGGCAGGATGATACAAGCTCTTCTATCAATTTCCTGACACGAGTCACTGGCATTGG tcctgctgctgccaggaagTTTGTTGAGGAAGGAATTAAGACTTTAGAAG atctAAGAAAAATTGAGCACAAGCTGACTCATCACCAGCGAATTGGGTTGAA ATACTTTGAAGATTTTGAGAAAAGAATCCCGAGGGAAGAAATGCTGCAAATGCAG GAAATTGTGCTCAAAGAGATAGAGAAACTGGACCCAAGCTATATTGCTACAGTGTGTGGCAGTTTTAGGCGAG GTGCAGAGTCAAGTGGTGACATGGATGTTCTCCTGACCCATCCCAGTTTCACATCAGAATCAACCAAACAG TCAAAACTTTTGCATAAAGTTGTAGAACAGCTGGAAAAAGTCCACTTTATCACAGATATGCTGTCTAAAGGGGACACCAAATTCATG GGTGTCTGCCAGCTGCCAGATAAAGAGGATGGAACAGCTTATCCACACCGCAGGATTGATATCAG GCTTATCCCAAAAGATCAGTATTACTGTGGTGTGCTGTATTTCACAGGCAGTGATATATTCAATAAGAACATGAGAGCTCATGCTCTGGAGATGGGTTTCACCATCAATGAGTACACAATACGTCGCTTGGGTGTTACTG GAGTTGCTGGAGAGGCCCTGCCAGTGGAATgtgaaaaagacatttttgatTATATCCAGTGGAAATACCGAGAGCCAAAGGACCGGAGTGAATAA